The uncultured Desulfatiglans sp. DNA window GCCCATGCCTGCGAGGGCATAGTTGCTCGGACTCAGTCCCAGTCCCGGGAAAAAACCGCTGAGGGCGAGACTCACGGTTGTGCCCAGAGTCGCTCCCAGGACGAGGGAGGGGGCGAATATCCCACCGCTCATACCGGAGCCGATGCAGAGGGAAGTGGCCGCCATTTTGGCAGCGAGGAGGATGAAGGCCATCTTCAAGCCCAGTGTCCCGTCCAGGGTTGCATTGATGGAGTCGTAACCGACGCCCATCACCTCCGGGAGTTTGAGAGCGAGGCAGCCCAGGAGCAATCCGCCGAGGGCCGGCTTGGCCCAGTCCGGAATCGGAATCCGTTGGAAGGCGGCGTCGGCAAAGGTGATCATACGGACGAAGCCGATTGCCGCAAATCCCGCCAGGCAGCCGAGGAGCAGGTATATGGGCAGTTCCCATGGGTGGGAGGGATGGAAGACCGGCACGTTGAAGGCCGGAAATTCCCCCCAGAACAGGCGCGAAAGGACGGAGCCCGTCACGGCCGATATGACGATGTGGCTCAGGTAGACGATCTCGATATCCAGCAGAATGATCTCGACGGCGAACAAGGTGCCGGCCATCGGTGCGTTGAAGGTCGCGGCGATGCCCGCGGCCGCGCCCGCAGCCAGGTAGGCGCGCCTCATTTCCGGCCCGAGTTTGAAAAGCTGCGCCATCGATGATCCGACCGAAGCGCCGATCTGAGCGATGGGGCCCTCCCTGCCGACCGAGGCGCCGCCGCCTATGAGCAGGCTCGTGATAACGGACTTCAACAGGGTGACCCTGTGACGGATGGTGCTCTCCCGTGCTGCGACCGAAAAGATGACTTCCGGTATGCCCGTTCCCTTGATCTCGGGTGCGAGGAAGGTGATGAGGGGGCCTGCGAACATACCGACGGCGGTGGGGACCAGCAGCTTCAGCCACCAGGGGGAATGGATGAGCTTTTCGAGAAAGGTCGTTCCGGAGGCCCAGAAGAGATTCTGGAAAAGCTCGATGAGGGTCCGGAAAAGGATGGCGCCTGAGGCGGCCAGGATGCCGATGACGACTGAAAAACCCAGGAAGGTGATATTTCGGAGTTTTTCCTTACGCGCCTGGTCCAAGTCTCCCCCCGTTTCCCGCCTTCCGTTCTCGGGTTTGGACAGGTCCCGAGCGGCGGCTTTTCGAATGAAGGGTTCGTTCAGACGTCACCGCAATGGACGATCCCGTGCCGGACCGCCTGCGTCTGCTAAGGCGATGGTTCTCCGCGCACCGAAGCGGTAGCGGCTTCGGAGAGGGTAAGCGCCCTCCCCCGGACCTGGCCGGGACAAGTTTAAGGACCGGAATCTTCAGCCATAGGGCGGACAAATCAGAATCTGCATTGCGGCTGAGGTGTGCCGGGCCCGGCCTTGGTCATGACGATCTGCCAGAGCTGAATGCTGCGCGAGCGGAACGCGCCGGCGCAAGAGAGCAGGTAGTATTCCCACATGCGCCTGAAGCGGTCGTCGTACCGGCCCTCCAGCTTCGGCCAGGCCCGCCGGAAACGCTCGTGCCATGCCATCAGGGTGGCGTCGTAGTGGGGGCCGAGATTATGCCAGTCCTCTACCACGAAAAGACCTTCCGCGGCCCGGGAGATCTGCGCGATGCTCGGCAGCATGCCGTTCGGGAAGATGTAGCGGGTGATCCAGGGGTCGCAGCCGATGCGCGACAGGTTTCCGCCGATCGTGTGCAGCAGGAAGATGCCGTCATCCTTCAGGCAGCGGTAAACCGTCTTCATGAAGGTGCGGTAGTTCTTGCGGCCCACGTGCTCGAACATGCCAACCGAGACGATCTTGTCGAAACGCCCCGTGATGAGCCGATAATCCTTGTCCAGAAAATGCACCGGGAGACCCTGGCAGAAATCCCTGGCGTACCGGAGCTGCTCCCGGGAGATATTGACGGCGGTGACGGTGCACCCGGTGCGCTCCGCTGCGAACCGCGCGAGTCCGCCCCATCCGCATCCGATGTCGAGCAGATGGTCCCCAGCGGTCAGGTTCAGCTTTCGGCAAATCAGGTCCAGCTTTTTCCGCTGGGCCTCGGCCAGGTCCCGGGTGTTTTCGAAGCAGGCGCAGCTGTACTGCTTGTAAGGATCCAGAAAGGAAAAAAAGAGGTCGTTTCCGAGATCGTAATGGTGTTCGGCGATGATGCGGGAACGCGCTCTGGATTGCAGGTTGAAGAGCGCGGCCGGGACCGCCAGCATCAGGGAGCGCAGGTTGCTCCTGATCTTTTCCTCCGTGCCTGCGCGCAGGAGCCGGTGGAACATCTCATCCAGGCGGGGGCAGTTCCACCAGCCATCCATGTAGGACTCGCCCAGCCCGAGGCTTTGCTCCCGCCAGACCCGGCTGTACCAGCGCTGGTTTTCGACCTGGATATCCCATGGTTCGGGGCCGTTGACCGTAATACCGGCCTGCCTCAAAAGGCCCTGCACTGCATCGGCTATCATGGCGGAACGCCTCCGTCGGAGCTCGAACAGCTCACGGTATGTTGATTTGGCGGGTGTGATTCATTCGCATCGGCGCAACGCACCCGAAAATCCATTAAGTGAAAGCAAAGACGAATGCCAAAATGAAAAACCCTGCCTTTTTCTATTGACTATACGGATCAATGGGTATAGGCCAAGCATG harbors:
- a CDS encoding putative signal transduction protein with CBS domain containing protein (Evidence 3 : Putative function from multiple computational evidences), producing MDQARKEKLRNITFLGFSVVIGILAASGAILFRTLIELFQNLFWASGTTFLEKLIHSPWWLKLLVPTAVGMFAGPLITFLAPEIKGTGIPEVIFSVAARESTIRHRVTLLKSVITSLLIGGGASVGREGPIAQIGASVGSSMAQLFKLGPEMRRAYLAAGAAAGIAATFNAPMAGTLFAVEIILLDIEIVYLSHIVISAVTGSVLSRLFWGEFPAFNVPVFHPSHPWELPIYLLLGCLAGFAAIGFVRMITFADAAFQRIPIPDWAKPALGGLLLGCLALKLPEVMGVGYDSINATLDGTLGLKMAFILLAAKMAATSLCIGSGMSGGIFAPSLVLGATLGTTVSLALSGFFPGLGLSPSNYALAGMGALVAGSTLAPITAIMTIFEITYNYRVMLPLMAACISSTLIVKYFLGYSAYEMKLLKQGVNIVRGHDVGILRSLRTREFMDRKFESLKDATPIMKVIERFMQSSYPHFVVLNEQDALVGMLSPRDLKSTLDKLEELKDIVVAADLMTTRVISLSAEDNLEKALYLFEDHKVSLLPVTDPGAPRHVLGVLKKDKLLQAYRERVLKDRILSIPAR
- the cfa gene encoding cyclopropane fatty acyl phospholipid synthase (unsaturated-phospholipid methyltransferase) (Evidence 2a : Function from experimental evidences in other organisms; PubMedId : 20353464, 1445840; Product type e : enzyme), which gives rise to MIADAVQGLLRQAGITVNGPEPWDIQVENQRWYSRVWREQSLGLGESYMDGWWNCPRLDEMFHRLLRAGTEEKIRSNLRSLMLAVPAALFNLQSRARSRIIAEHHYDLGNDLFFSFLDPYKQYSCACFENTRDLAEAQRKKLDLICRKLNLTAGDHLLDIGCGWGGLARFAAERTGCTVTAVNISREQLRYARDFCQGLPVHFLDKDYRLITGRFDKIVSVGMFEHVGRKNYRTFMKTVYRCLKDDGIFLLHTIGGNLSRIGCDPWITRYIFPNGMLPSIAQISRAAEGLFVVEDWHNLGPHYDATLMAWHERFRRAWPKLEGRYDDRFRRMWEYYLLSCAGAFRSRSIQLWQIVMTKAGPGTPQPQCRF